In one window of Campylobacter hepaticus DNA:
- a CDS encoding metal ABC transporter permease, which yields MIEILHFTFFQNALLAAILVSIACGIIGTLIMINRLFSMAGAITHGAFGGIGIAFYFSLPILLSTGIFTLFLAFLIAFLSQRFEHRSDSIIAVIWAFGMAIGIILIDLSPSYNTDLMAYLFGSILAVGKEDLWLMGMVDGIVIVLILLFYRQFQSLSFDFEFTKVCGINTNFFHYLLITLIAFCIVISIRLVGLILVMALLSIPSFIAENFTKRLGFIMILASFLSIIFCILGLIFSYYLNLSSGACIITVACFSFLIHFLVKFLLKK from the coding sequence ATGATTGAAATTTTACATTTCACCTTTTTTCAAAATGCCTTATTAGCAGCCATTTTAGTAAGTATAGCTTGTGGGATTATAGGAACTTTAATCATGATAAACCGTCTTTTTTCCATGGCTGGCGCCATCACACATGGGGCTTTTGGTGGCATAGGCATAGCTTTTTATTTTTCCTTACCTATTTTACTTAGTACTGGAATTTTTACTTTATTTTTAGCTTTTTTAATAGCCTTTTTATCCCAACGTTTTGAACACAGAAGCGATAGTATTATTGCTGTAATTTGGGCTTTTGGTATGGCAATTGGCATCATCTTAATTGATCTAAGCCCAAGCTATAATACAGATTTAATGGCCTATCTTTTTGGAAGCATTTTAGCCGTTGGAAAAGAAGATTTATGGCTTATGGGTATGGTTGATGGTATTGTAATTGTTTTAATATTATTATTTTATAGACAATTTCAATCTTTAAGTTTTGATTTTGAATTTACTAAAGTTTGTGGTATTAATACCAATTTTTTCCATTATCTGCTCATTACTTTAATAGCTTTTTGTATAGTGATTTCTATAAGACTTGTAGGACTTATTTTAGTTATGGCCTTATTAAGTATTCCTAGTTTTATCGCGGAAAATTTTACCAAAAGACTTGGTTTTATTATGATTTTAGCAAGTTTTTTAAGTATAATTTTTTGTATTTTAGGACTTATATTTAGCTATTATCTTAACCTCTCAAGCGGTGCTTGTATAATCACTGTAGCTTGCTTTAGTTTTTTAATACATTTTTTAGTAAAATTTTTATTAAAAAAATAA
- a CDS encoding PhoX family protein codes for MERRLFLKGSVLSSMVAFFANSNLNAAIFKDKDLLGFKAVKASTKDEVIVPEGYEAKVLISWGDPLFSKAKPYDENKTINKSAVENAHLVFGDNNDGMSFFPLSKTRGILVVNNEYINPEIMFNHQGKNLNKEDVLYEQASVGVSIFEIQKNINDWTVVLDSKYNRRIDANTKIKVSGSAKLAVLQNEKFVYGTFANCANGQTPWGTYITCEENFDDFFGSSDENLEFNDALKRYGFKKTSHYGWEKFDSRFDLAKNKNVLNHYGWIVEINPYDANSIPIKRTSLGRFKHENAEIIVEEDGSVIVYMGDDEANEFIYKFVSKHKYKKGFDTSKILDEGILYVAQFDGEIGDFKGKGKWLALEYGKDGLDEKNGFKSQADVLINTRIAASIVGATPMDRCEWIASHKHSGSKEVFATLTNNKNRKEANAVNPRLKNVYGQIIKWMPKHSHTQSDFEWEIFILAGNPDNQKSLYKGSNNITSENKFNSPDGLKFDRDGRLWIQTDGSYSNKGEYEGMGNNCMLAANPKTGEIKRFLTGPIACELTGIAFNEDYTTMFVGVQHPGEDLKGSTFPYGKTPRSSVVMIRKLDNGVIGS; via the coding sequence ATGGAAAGAAGATTGTTTTTAAAAGGTTCTGTTTTAAGTTCTATGGTAGCTTTTTTTGCAAATTCAAATTTAAATGCTGCTATATTTAAAGATAAAGATTTATTAGGTTTTAAAGCTGTAAAAGCAAGTACAAAAGATGAGGTTATAGTACCTGAGGGTTATGAAGCTAAGGTTTTGATTTCTTGGGGAGATCCACTTTTTAGTAAGGCAAAACCTTATGATGAGAATAAAACAATCAATAAAAGTGCGGTTGAAAATGCTCATTTAGTTTTTGGAGATAATAATGATGGTATGAGTTTTTTCCCACTTTCTAAAACTAGGGGTATTTTAGTGGTCAATAATGAATATATCAATCCTGAAATTATGTTTAACCATCAAGGTAAAAATTTAAATAAAGAAGATGTTTTATATGAACAAGCTAGTGTAGGTGTAAGTATATTTGAAATTCAAAAAAATATAAATGATTGGACTGTAGTTTTAGATTCTAAATATAATCGTAGAATAGATGCAAATACTAAAATTAAAGTTAGCGGATCAGCTAAGTTAGCAGTTTTACAAAATGAAAAATTTGTTTATGGAACTTTTGCTAATTGTGCTAATGGGCAAACACCTTGGGGAACTTATATTACTTGTGAGGAAAATTTTGATGATTTTTTTGGAAGTTCTGATGAAAATTTAGAATTTAATGATGCGCTTAAACGTTATGGTTTTAAAAAAACTAGTCATTATGGTTGGGAAAAATTTGATTCAAGATTTGATTTAGCTAAAAATAAGAATGTTTTAAATCATTATGGCTGGATAGTAGAAATTAATCCTTATGATGCCAATAGCATTCCTATTAAAAGGACTTCTTTGGGGCGTTTTAAACATGAAAATGCTGAAATTATTGTAGAAGAAGATGGAAGTGTTATTGTTTATATGGGTGATGATGAAGCAAATGAATTTATTTATAAATTTGTAAGTAAACATAAATACAAAAAAGGTTTTGATACAAGTAAAATTTTAGATGAAGGTATTTTATATGTAGCACAATTTGATGGTGAAATAGGAGATTTTAAAGGAAAAGGGAAATGGTTGGCTTTAGAGTATGGAAAAGACGGTTTAGATGAAAAAAATGGTTTTAAATCTCAAGCTGATGTGTTAATTAATACCCGTATAGCAGCAAGTATAGTTGGAGCAACTCCTATGGATAGGTGTGAGTGGATAGCAAGCCATAAGCATAGTGGATCTAAGGAAGTATTTGCTACGCTTACTAATAATAAAAACCGTAAAGAAGCTAATGCTGTTAATCCTAGATTGAAAAATGTTTATGGACAGATTATAAAATGGATGCCAAAGCATTCCCATACACAAAGTGATTTTGAATGGGAAATTTTTATTCTTGCAGGAAATCCTGATAATCAAAAATCTTTATATAAGGGCTCAAATAATATTACAAGTGAAAATAAATTTAATTCTCCTGATGGTTTGAAATTTGATAGGGATGGTAGGCTTTGGATACAAACAGATGGATCTTATTCTAATAAAGGAGAATATGAAGGTATGGGAAATAATTGTATGCTAGCAGCAAATCCTAAAACAGGAGAAATTAAGCGCTTTTTAACAGGACCTATTGCTTGTGAATTAACAGGTATAGCTTTTAATGAAGATTATACCACTATGTTTGTAGGTGTGCAACATCCTGGAGAAGATTTAAAAGGAAGTACTTTTCCTTATGGGAAAACGCCTAGATCAAGCGTAGTGATGATAAGAAAGCTTGATAATGGGGTCATAGGAAGTTAG
- the rimP gene encoding ribosome maturation factor RimP, which yields MNLEALCKEVGLIFYDEELLSENGKKIYRIYVMKKGGVTLDDCAKLSEILSPIFDVDPPIKGEYFLEVSSPGLERSLSTLDHFAKSMGEKVKITTHQKEKIEAQIIRVDNEDIFLQNLQNQEQIILKLSDIKKAKTFVIW from the coding sequence ATGAATCTTGAAGCTCTTTGCAAAGAAGTTGGACTTATTTTTTATGATGAGGAATTGCTTAGCGAAAATGGTAAAAAAATTTACCGTATTTATGTAATGAAAAAAGGTGGAGTTACCTTGGATGATTGTGCTAAGCTAAGTGAAATTTTATCTCCTATTTTTGATGTTGATCCGCCTATAAAGGGTGAGTATTTTTTAGAAGTATCTTCTCCAGGACTTGAAAGGAGTCTTAGTACTTTAGATCATTTTGCAAAAAGTATGGGAGAAAAGGTGAAAATTACTACTCATCAAAAAGAAAAAATTGAAGCTCAAATTATTCGAGTGGATAATGAAGATATATTTTTGCAAAATTTGCAAAATCAAGAACAAATTATTTTAAAGTTAAGTGATATAAAAAAAGCTAAGACTTTTGTTATATGGTAG
- the trxB gene encoding thioredoxin-disulfide reductase, giving the protein MLDLAIIGGGPAGLSAGLYATRGGLKNVVMFEKGMPGGQITLSSEIENYPGVAQVMDGISFMAPWNEQCMRFGLKHEMVEVQQILQNNDGSFTINIRGGKSQLAKAVIVCTGSSPKKAGFKGEEEFFGKGVSTCATCDGFFYKNKEVAVLGGGDTALEEALYLANICSKVYLIHRRDEFRAIPSTVEKAKKNEKIELITNASIDEVYGDKTGVLGVKVKLKNGDIKNLNVPGIFTFVGLNVRNEILKQDNGKFLCNMEENGQVSVDLKMQTNIPGLFVAGDLRKDAPKQVICAAGDGAIAALSAISYIESLH; this is encoded by the coding sequence ATGTTAGATTTAGCAATTATAGGTGGAGGTCCTGCAGGACTTAGTGCAGGACTTTATGCTACTAGAGGTGGACTTAAAAATGTAGTAATGTTTGAAAAAGGTATGCCTGGAGGACAAATCACCTTAAGCTCTGAAATAGAAAATTACCCGGGTGTAGCACAAGTTATGGATGGAATTTCTTTTATGGCACCTTGGAATGAACAATGTATGCGTTTTGGCTTAAAACATGAAATGGTAGAAGTACAACAAATTTTGCAAAATAATGATGGGAGTTTTACCATAAACATTAGAGGAGGAAAATCGCAACTTGCTAAAGCTGTTATAGTTTGCACAGGATCCTCTCCTAAAAAAGCAGGTTTTAAAGGCGAAGAAGAATTTTTTGGAAAAGGTGTAAGCACTTGTGCAACTTGTGATGGTTTTTTTTATAAAAATAAAGAAGTTGCAGTTTTAGGGGGTGGAGACACAGCCTTAGAAGAAGCTTTATATCTAGCCAATATTTGTTCTAAAGTATATCTTATTCATAGAAGAGATGAATTTAGAGCCATTCCTTCTACTGTTGAAAAAGCAAAGAAAAATGAAAAAATTGAACTAATAACCAATGCAAGTATTGATGAAGTATATGGAGATAAAACAGGCGTTTTGGGTGTAAAAGTCAAATTAAAAAATGGTGACATAAAAAATTTAAATGTTCCAGGAATTTTTACCTTTGTAGGTTTAAATGTAAGAAATGAAATTTTAAAACAAGATAATGGAAAATTTTTATGTAATATGGAAGAAAATGGACAAGTAAGCGTAGATTTAAAAATGCAAACAAATATTCCAGGACTTTTTGTTGCAGGTGATCTTAGAAAAGACGCTCCAAAACAAGTGATTTGTGCTGCAGGTGATGGAGCTATAGCTGCACTTAGTGCTATATCTTATATAGAAAGTCTACATTAA
- the uraH gene encoding hydroxyisourate hydrolase, protein MISIKKILLSLASLPIILSAAEYQLSTHILDISKGGNAKNVKVELYKLENNNQWTKIDEKYTGENGRITDFLPYTNTQNTVSGVYKLKFYTKDYFDKENTKSFYPYIEVGFEASKDQKHYHVPLTLSPFGYSTYRGS, encoded by the coding sequence ATGATTTCTATTAAAAAAATATTATTAAGTTTAGCAAGCCTTCCTATTATCTTAAGTGCTGCAGAATATCAATTAAGCACACATATTTTAGATATTAGCAAAGGTGGAAATGCTAAAAATGTTAAAGTAGAATTGTATAAACTCGAAAACAATAATCAATGGACAAAAATAGATGAAAAATACACAGGAGAAAATGGGAGAATAACAGATTTCTTACCTTATACAAATACTCAAAATACAGTATCTGGAGTTTATAAACTGAAATTTTATACTAAAGACTATTTTGACAAAGAAAATACAAAATCTTTTTATCCTTATATAGAAGTTGGCTTTGAAGCATCAAAAGATCAAAAACACTATCATGTTCCCCTAACGCTATCTCCATTTGGATATTCAACTTATAGAGGAAGTTGA
- a CDS encoding homoserine dehydrogenase, producing the protein MKIAILGYGTVGSAVVQFLLENQKLIRARCGKNITPVIALTRTPKKNALIPITQNIDEILNAEVDVFVELMGGVNETFKIVSEILKKKKAVVTANKAMLAYHRYELENLAKDIAFGYEASVAGGIPIIKVLKEGLSANNILTIKGILNGTSNFILSSMSEKNMSFKQALEKAQNLGYAEANPSFDIEGQDAAHKLLVLSSIAYNLKAKPENILIEGISQITPEDIYFANEFELTIKLLGIAKVRENKVELRVHPTMINKDTMLAKVEGVMNAISINGDLLGESLYYGAGAGGKATASAVISDLMDIAKDQAKTPMLGFVNTLEYKLLDKDEIYTKYYLRMKVEDKIGILSKITQLMSQNDISIDSFLQKPKKNDENYSTLFFTTHLTYEKSIQNLLKILDQQDFIKTKPFMMRIE; encoded by the coding sequence ATGAAAATAGCAATTCTTGGTTATGGTACAGTAGGAAGTGCCGTGGTTCAATTTCTTTTAGAAAATCAAAAACTTATACGTGCAAGATGTGGAAAAAATATTACTCCTGTTATTGCTCTTACTAGAACTCCTAAAAAAAATGCTTTAATTCCCATAACCCAAAACATTGATGAAATTTTAAATGCTGAAGTAGATGTTTTTGTAGAATTAATGGGTGGAGTTAATGAAACCTTTAAAATAGTTAGTGAAATTTTAAAAAAGAAAAAAGCTGTAGTAACTGCAAATAAAGCTATGCTAGCCTACCATCGTTACGAACTTGAAAATTTAGCCAAAGATATAGCCTTTGGTTATGAAGCTAGTGTAGCTGGTGGAATTCCTATCATTAAAGTTTTAAAAGAGGGTTTAAGTGCAAATAATATCTTAACTATTAAAGGCATATTAAATGGTACAAGCAATTTTATTTTAAGCTCTATGAGCGAGAAAAATATGAGCTTTAAACAAGCTTTAGAAAAGGCTCAAAATTTAGGTTATGCTGAAGCTAATCCAAGCTTTGATATAGAAGGTCAAGATGCAGCCCATAAACTTCTTGTTTTATCAAGTATAGCCTATAATCTTAAAGCTAAACCTGAAAATATTCTAATTGAAGGCATTAGCCAAATCACTCCTGAAGACATATATTTTGCTAATGAATTTGAATTAACTATCAAACTTTTAGGTATTGCAAAAGTACGCGAAAATAAAGTAGAATTAAGAGTACATCCTACTATGATCAATAAAGACACCATGCTTGCTAAAGTTGAGGGGGTAATGAATGCTATAAGCATTAATGGGGATTTATTAGGAGAAAGTTTATATTATGGTGCTGGAGCAGGAGGTAAAGCTACTGCTAGTGCAGTTATTTCAGATCTTATGGATATAGCCAAAGATCAAGCAAAAACTCCTATGTTGGGCTTTGTAAATACCTTAGAATATAAACTTTTAGATAAAGATGAAATCTATACAAAATATTATTTAAGAATGAAAGTTGAAGATAAAATAGGGATTTTGTCTAAAATTACTCAATTGATGAGTCAAAATGATATTTCCATTGATAGTTTTTTGCAAAAACCTAAAAAAAATGATGAAAACTATAGCACTTTATTTTTTACTACACACTTAACCTACGAAAAAAGTATACAAAATTTACTTAAAATTTTAGACCAACAAGATTTCATAAAAACAAAACCTTTTATGATGCGTATAGAATAA
- a CDS encoding TrmH family RNA methyltransferase, which yields MIVYGKQIFFYILEHHKDLINELYLAKECDKMSFAKILKSGFKIKKLDFKSAQAYAKGGNHQGFLLDIKQKSFTSLNEVKNNDFIVMLYGISDVGNIGAIVRTAYALGVGALIFIGEKLAMQGVIRTSSGAALDLPIVISNNALDVINELKQAGFYFYASDSSGKTIHSITINNKKVLILGSEGFGLSSKIIKKCDECVGITMKNNFDSLNVNAAFAILCDRMINA from the coding sequence ATGATAGTTTATGGAAAACAAATATTTTTTTACATTTTAGAGCATCATAAAGATCTTATTAATGAACTTTATCTAGCTAAAGAATGTGATAAAATGTCTTTTGCAAAAATTCTAAAAAGCGGTTTTAAAATTAAAAAGCTTGATTTTAAAAGTGCTCAAGCCTATGCAAAAGGTGGAAATCATCAAGGTTTTTTACTTGATATTAAACAAAAATCTTTTACAAGTTTAAATGAAGTTAAAAACAATGATTTTATTGTAATGCTTTATGGAATTAGTGATGTTGGAAATATAGGGGCTATCGTACGTACAGCTTATGCTTTAGGAGTAGGAGCTTTAATTTTTATTGGTGAAAAATTAGCTATGCAAGGTGTGATTCGAACAAGTAGTGGAGCAGCGCTTGATTTACCTATTGTAATAAGTAACAATGCTTTGGATGTGATAAATGAACTCAAACAAGCAGGATTTTACTTTTATGCTAGCGATAGCTCAGGTAAAACAATCCATAGCATTACAATAAATAATAAAAAAGTTTTGATTTTAGGCAGCGAAGGTTTTGGTCTAAGTTCTAAAATTATAAAAAAATGTGATGAATGTGTTGGCATAACAATGAAAAATAATTTTGATAGCCTCAATGTTAATGCTGCTTTTGCAATACTTTGTGATAGGATGATAAATGCTTAA
- a CDS encoding LL-diaminopimelate aminotransferase: protein MFDEIRFNTIERLPNYVFAEVNAIKMAARRAGEDIIDFSMGNPDGKTPQHIIDKLCQSANKDKTSGYSTSMGIYKLRLAICNWYKRKYNVTLDPENEVVATMGSKEGFVNLARAIINPGDVAIVPTPAYPIHTQAFIIAGGNVATMPLIYNEKFELNENQFFEDLHKTLNESIPRPKYIVVNFPHNPTTVTCEKSFYQRLITIAKKERFYIISDIAYADLTYNDYKTPSILEVEGAKDVAVETYTLSKSYNMAGWRVGFVVGNKRLINALKKIKSWFDYGMYTPIQVAATIALDGDQNCVNTICNTYYKRMNILTEAFENAGWNLEKPKASMFVWAKLPENKRHLKSLEFSKQLLQRANVAVSPGIGFGEAGDDYVRIALIENENRIRQASRNIKKYLKE from the coding sequence ATGTTCGATGAAATCCGTTTTAACACTATAGAAAGACTTCCAAACTATGTTTTTGCAGAGGTAAATGCAATTAAAATGGCAGCAAGACGTGCTGGAGAAGATATCATCGACTTTTCAATGGGAAATCCCGATGGCAAAACTCCACAACATATTATTGACAAACTTTGTCAAAGTGCAAACAAAGATAAAACTTCAGGTTATTCTACTTCTATGGGAATTTATAAACTTCGTTTGGCAATTTGTAATTGGTATAAAAGAAAATACAATGTCACTTTAGATCCTGAAAATGAAGTTGTAGCCACTATGGGATCTAAAGAAGGCTTTGTAAATCTTGCTAGAGCTATCATTAATCCAGGTGATGTTGCTATAGTACCTACTCCTGCTTATCCCATCCATACTCAAGCTTTTATTATAGCAGGAGGGAATGTAGCAACCATGCCATTAATTTATAATGAAAAATTTGAATTAAATGAAAATCAATTTTTTGAAGATTTGCATAAAACCTTAAATGAAAGCATACCACGTCCAAAATATATTGTAGTCAATTTCCCTCATAACCCAACAACTGTAACTTGTGAAAAAAGTTTTTATCAAAGATTAATTACAATAGCAAAAAAAGAAAGATTTTATATTATTTCAGATATAGCCTATGCAGATTTAACCTATAATGATTATAAAACCCCTTCTATTTTAGAAGTTGAAGGGGCAAAAGATGTAGCAGTAGAAACTTACACCCTATCCAAATCTTACAATATGGCAGGTTGGCGTGTAGGTTTTGTAGTAGGAAATAAACGCTTAATCAATGCACTTAAAAAAATAAAATCTTGGTTTGATTATGGTATGTACACACCTATTCAAGTGGCTGCTACTATAGCCTTAGATGGGGATCAAAACTGTGTAAATACAATTTGCAATACCTACTATAAAAGAATGAATATTTTAACTGAAGCTTTTGAAAATGCGGGATGGAATTTAGAAAAACCTAAAGCAAGTATGTTTGTTTGGGCAAAACTTCCTGAAAATAAAAGACATTTAAAAAGCTTAGAATTTTCTAAACAACTCCTACAACGTGCTAATGTTGCAGTAAGTCCTGGTATAGGTTTTGGTGAAGCTGGAGATGATTATGTAAGAATTGCCTTAATTGAAAATGAAAATCGTATACGACAAGCTTCACGTAATATTAAAAAATATTTAAAAGAATAA
- a CDS encoding YraN family protein yields MGLKSYLSGILGENKACNFLKKQGFTLIKRNFHSKFGEIDIIAKKDEILHFIEVKFTQNDYETSERLNSKKLEKILKTIDFYHLKYGNFNDFQVDLICINNDTIQFFENINF; encoded by the coding sequence ATGGGTTTAAAATCTTATTTAAGTGGAATTTTAGGGGAAAATAAAGCTTGTAATTTTCTCAAAAAACAAGGTTTCACTCTTATTAAAAGAAATTTTCATTCTAAATTTGGTGAAATTGATATTATTGCAAAAAAAGATGAAATTCTACATTTTATAGAAGTAAAATTCACTCAAAATGATTATGAAACTTCTGAGCGTTTAAATTCTAAAAAACTTGAAAAAATTTTAAAAACTATAGATTTTTATCATCTTAAATACGGGAATTTTAATGATTTTCAAGTTGATCTTATTTGTATCAACAATGACACAATACAATTTTTTGAAAATATTAATTTTTAA
- a CDS encoding metal ABC transporter solute-binding protein, Zn/Mn family, whose protein sequence is MKKSIFFILLGFLSCTLIQAKNLKNETPSTHLVSVSIPPQAFFVKKIAGDTLNINILLPQNNNEHNFEFKASAMKKLEKSDIYFTIGLEFEKIFMSKFKQNFPKLQIENMQKNIALIVNHEQDHHSHKHENFDPHTWLDPILVQTMALNIYNVLIQKYPQNKKLYKQNLDQFLAQLDSLNLQIASKLEKLKNREFVVYHPSWAYFAKRYNLTQIPVEILGKEPKSKDLQNLITMMKNKNITIIFVQNNFPENAAKALAKESHAQIYKINHLSYEWENELLKTANALSKNL, encoded by the coding sequence TTGAAAAAATCAATTTTTTTTATTCTATTAGGATTTTTATCATGCACTTTAATACAGGCTAAAAATTTAAAAAATGAAACTCCTTCTACACATTTAGTTAGCGTTAGTATACCGCCTCAAGCATTTTTTGTTAAAAAAATAGCTGGAGATACTTTAAATATTAATATTTTATTGCCGCAAAATAATAATGAACATAATTTTGAATTCAAAGCAAGTGCTATGAAAAAACTTGAAAAAAGTGATATTTATTTTACCATAGGATTAGAATTTGAAAAAATATTTATGAGTAAATTTAAACAAAATTTTCCAAAATTACAAATTGAGAATATGCAAAAAAACATAGCTTTGATAGTAAATCATGAACAAGATCATCATTCTCACAAACATGAAAATTTTGATCCTCACACCTGGCTTGATCCTATTTTAGTGCAAACTATGGCTTTAAATATTTATAATGTCTTAATTCAAAAATATCCTCAAAACAAAAAATTATATAAACAAAATTTAGATCAATTTTTAGCCCAACTAGATAGTTTAAATTTACAAATTGCTTCCAAACTAGAAAAATTAAAAAATAGGGAATTTGTAGTTTATCATCCTTCTTGGGCATATTTTGCAAAACGCTATAATCTTACCCAAATTCCTGTAGAAATCTTAGGTAAAGAACCAAAAAGTAAAGATTTACAAAATTTAATCACTATGATGAAAAACAAAAATATTACAATTATTTTTGTACAAAATAATTTCCCTGAAAATGCAGCTAAAGCATTAGCCAAAGAATCTCATGCACAAATTTACAAAATAAATCATTTATCTTATGAATGGGAAAATGAACTTTTAAAAACAGCTAATGCCCTTTCTAAAAATCTTTAG
- the trxA gene encoding thioredoxin gives MGKYIELTSDNFDQAKEGVSLVDFWAPWCGPCRMLSPVIDELANDFDSKAKICKVNTDEQGDLAAQFGVRSIPTLIFFKNGEVVDQLVGAQSKQAISDKLNSLL, from the coding sequence ATGGGAAAATATATCGAATTAACAAGTGATAATTTCGATCAAGCAAAAGAAGGTGTATCTTTAGTTGATTTTTGGGCTCCATGGTGTGGACCTTGTAGAATGCTTAGTCCAGTTATAGATGAGCTTGCAAATGATTTTGATAGTAAAGCTAAAATTTGCAAAGTCAATACAGATGAACAAGGTGATTTAGCAGCTCAATTTGGTGTTCGTTCTATACCAACACTGATTTTTTTTAAAAATGGTGAAGTAGTAGACCAATTAGTTGGAGCACAATCAAAACAAGCAATTAGCGATAAACTTAATTCTTTATTATAA
- a CDS encoding ABC transporter ATP-binding protein, protein MLFFEISNLNYAYDNQTVLNNINLSYDSKDFLSIIGPNGAGKSTLIKLILGLLKSKNEIKFQELQRKEIGYVPQHSLVNPNFYPRVIEIVLMGLINQKIFGFYSKKDKEKAMQALKNVGMQDFWNKTINSLSGGQRQRVFIARALVSDCKMLILDEPTASVDSKSAIQILELLNSLHYDGMGILLICHDINLVLAYSDKIAYLNKELFLHTNTKEKEKSIFLKHLYENHSHFCDVEMSLNSCLCDEANCDSKKLCMQEFTRKNLKKSEFKKESFCLKFIKENHD, encoded by the coding sequence ATGCTTTTTTTTGAAATTTCTAACCTAAACTATGCTTATGATAATCAAACTGTTTTAAATAATATTAATTTAAGCTATGATAGTAAAGATTTTCTTTCTATCATAGGTCCTAATGGAGCAGGAAAATCTACACTCATAAAACTCATCTTAGGACTTTTAAAATCAAAAAATGAAATAAAATTTCAAGAACTACAAAGAAAAGAAATTGGCTATGTTCCTCAACACAGCTTAGTAAATCCTAATTTTTATCCAAGAGTAATAGAAATTGTCCTTATGGGGCTTATTAATCAAAAAATTTTTGGTTTTTACAGCAAAAAAGACAAAGAAAAGGCTATGCAAGCTTTAAAAAATGTAGGCATGCAAGATTTTTGGAATAAAACGATTAATTCTTTAAGTGGAGGGCAAAGACAACGCGTTTTTATTGCAAGAGCCTTAGTTAGTGATTGCAAAATGCTAATCTTAGATGAACCTACTGCCAGTGTTGATAGTAAATCTGCCATACAAATCTTAGAACTTTTAAACTCTTTACATTATGATGGAATGGGAATTTTACTTATTTGTCATGATATTAATCTCGTACTTGCTTATAGTGATAAAATTGCATATTTAAATAAAGAACTTTTTTTACATACTAATACTAAAGAAAAAGAAAAAAGTATATTTTTGAAGCATTTATACGAAAATCACTCACATTTTTGTGATGTTGAAATGAGTTTAAATTCTTGTCTTTGCGACGAAGCAAATTGCGATAGCAAAAAACTATGCATGCAAGAATTCACAAGAAAAAATTTAAAAAAATCGGAATTTAAAAAAGAAAGCTTTTGTCTTAAATTTATAAAGGAAAATCATGATTGA